In a genomic window of Salegentibacter salegens:
- a CDS encoding efflux RND transporter periplasmic adaptor subunit — protein sequence MSTKKILIICLGILLLAAIVTYFIFSTEPTASSEGATKQTAMLVDVVQADAGDFRPVIEATGMVQPVEDVILSPQVSGQIISRSPEFIPGGFVQKGAALLQIDPSDFRNTLELRRSDLLQAQTNLNMEMGRQEVAEQDLELAGIDSLSANQRSLVLRKPQLDAIRAQVKAAEASVAQAELELSRTTIKAPFDAHILSQNVTVGSQVSPGDELGRLVGSEQYWITLTVPVNKLQWLSFPKSEEETGSTVEIRNSGWPKGVFRVGYLDQQVGALDEQTRLARVLVRVNDPLAREDTTDTKRELMIGGFVEAQVQAREVENVVRLNRDYLRTNQTVWVNEDGELSIREVEIILTDSEYAYISQGLSEGEEVVTTNLSVVSEGVKLRKAEPETTSGNNNEQEPNIEE from the coding sequence ATGAGCACAAAAAAAATATTGATCATCTGCCTCGGCATTCTGCTCCTTGCAGCGATTGTTACTTATTTTATTTTTTCCACTGAGCCTACGGCAAGTTCTGAAGGTGCCACAAAACAAACAGCAATGTTGGTAGATGTAGTGCAGGCAGATGCGGGTGATTTCCGTCCTGTCATTGAGGCTACCGGAATGGTACAGCCTGTAGAGGATGTTATTCTGAGTCCGCAGGTAAGCGGGCAGATTATAAGCAGATCTCCGGAATTTATTCCGGGAGGATTTGTTCAAAAAGGGGCGGCACTGCTGCAGATCGATCCATCAGATTTCCGGAATACCCTTGAGCTGCGAAGAAGTGATCTCCTGCAGGCTCAAACCAATCTCAACATGGAAATGGGGCGGCAGGAAGTGGCAGAACAGGACCTGGAACTTGCGGGGATAGATTCCCTTTCTGCAAATCAACGCTCCCTGGTTCTTCGAAAACCGCAACTTGACGCGATAAGAGCACAGGTAAAAGCTGCGGAAGCTTCAGTAGCACAAGCCGAACTGGAACTATCACGAACCACAATAAAAGCTCCTTTCGATGCCCATATTTTAAGTCAGAATGTAACCGTGGGATCACAGGTCTCGCCCGGAGACGAGCTGGGACGCTTAGTAGGTAGTGAACAATACTGGATTACCCTTACAGTTCCGGTAAATAAACTTCAATGGTTGTCTTTTCCAAAATCAGAGGAGGAGACCGGATCTACCGTAGAGATCAGAAATTCTGGCTGGCCTAAAGGTGTTTTCCGGGTAGGATATCTGGATCAACAGGTAGGCGCACTCGATGAACAAACCCGTCTGGCCCGCGTTCTCGTAAGAGTTAATGATCCATTAGCCAGAGAAGATACTACAGATACCAAGAGAGAACTTATGATAGGCGGATTTGTAGAAGCACAGGTACAGGCCAGAGAGGTAGAAAATGTGGTGCGCTTAAACAGGGATTATCTCCGTACTAACCAAACGGTATGGGTAAATGAAGATGGGGAATTATCCATCAGGGAAGTCGAGATCATTCTTACAGATTCAGAATATGCATACATCAGTCAGGGTCTTAGTGAGGGAGAAGAAGTGGTTACTACCAATCTGAGTGTGGTTTCTGAAGGAGTGAAACTTAGGAAGGCAGAGCCAGAAACAACTTCCGGAAACAATAATGAGCAGGAACCAAATATAGAGGAATAG
- a CDS encoding TolC family protein, whose translation MFPAKSGLSTGRSPYLTWLPLLCVCVLSCSPKLQNVEAPIEEAESFSYTGTEAIREEWWTSFDDPVLNKLIDSALTENLNLAATWEQFMAAQANLRGEKSFLWPDIELAVRNAISRPEPDFAGGENFQAGLAAGYELDLWGRIRAGIEAEEFRAEASFYDYQAAAMTLSAEISAAWFQLLTLKKQLELTDQQIETNENIIRLIRARFTSGQIRAVDILRQEQLLESTRDQKIFFETELELVKNRLAVLLGRPPQNLFITPKKDLPELPPLPETGLPLELIRRRPDIKLAYNLVLASDRDMAMAIRSKYPRLSLDLSAQSRSNNYNNLFQDWAYTLAGNLVAPLLYGGRLRAEVDRTEALKNQQLYLYGQTVLDAFREVEDALIQEQKQKERIQVLERRLDLAQKTNKQLRIEFLNGLSEYLDVLLSLDQEQQLQRDILEARQTLLEHRITLYRTLAGGFETERTNSAEF comes from the coding sequence ATATTTCCGGCAAAATCCGGACTATCCACTGGAAGGTCACCATACTTAACTTGGCTGCCCTTACTTTGCGTTTGTGTACTTAGCTGCTCCCCAAAACTCCAAAATGTAGAAGCTCCCATTGAAGAAGCTGAATCATTTTCCTATACCGGGACTGAAGCCATTAGGGAAGAATGGTGGACTTCATTTGATGATCCTGTTCTAAATAAACTTATTGATAGCGCCCTCACAGAAAACCTGAACCTTGCCGCCACCTGGGAGCAATTTATGGCAGCACAGGCGAACCTGAGGGGCGAAAAATCCTTTTTATGGCCAGATATTGAACTTGCTGTCCGAAATGCCATAAGCCGTCCGGAACCTGATTTTGCCGGAGGTGAAAATTTTCAGGCAGGTCTTGCGGCCGGTTATGAGCTCGACTTGTGGGGAAGGATACGTGCTGGCATTGAGGCGGAAGAATTTAGGGCAGAGGCTTCCTTTTATGATTATCAGGCTGCAGCTATGACTCTTTCTGCAGAAATAAGTGCCGCCTGGTTTCAGTTGCTCACGCTGAAAAAGCAACTGGAGTTAACAGATCAACAAATCGAAACCAACGAAAATATAATAAGGCTTATCCGGGCAAGATTTACAAGCGGACAAATACGGGCTGTAGATATCCTACGCCAGGAACAATTACTCGAAAGCACCCGGGATCAAAAGATTTTTTTCGAAACGGAACTGGAATTAGTGAAAAACCGACTGGCCGTGCTTTTGGGGCGTCCACCTCAAAATCTTTTTATCACACCAAAAAAGGACCTTCCAGAATTGCCTCCTCTTCCCGAAACCGGGCTTCCACTGGAACTTATTAGGCGTCGCCCTGATATTAAACTGGCTTACAATCTTGTTTTGGCTTCCGACAGGGATATGGCAATGGCCATTAGGAGTAAATATCCACGTCTTTCTTTAGACCTAAGTGCCCAATCAAGATCCAATAATTATAACAACCTCTTCCAGGACTGGGCATATACCCTCGCCGGGAATCTTGTAGCACCCCTATTGTATGGTGGCCGACTTAGAGCAGAAGTTGACCGTACCGAAGCTCTAAAAAATCAACAACTTTACCTGTATGGGCAAACGGTGCTGGATGCTTTTAGGGAAGTGGAAGATGCTTTAATACAGGAACAAAAACAAAAAGAAAGAATTCAGGTATTGGAGCGTCGGCTGGATCTTGCACAAAAAACAAACAAACAATTAAGAATAGAATTCCTTAACGGACTTAGTGAATATTTAGACGTTTTACTTTCCCTGGATCAGGAACAGCAGTTACAAAGGGATATTCTGGAAGCGCGACAAACACTCCTGGAGCATAGGATTACCTTGTACCGTACCCTTGCCGGTGGGTTTGAAACAGAACGTACAAATTCCGCCGAATTTTAA
- a CDS encoding TetR/AcrR family transcriptional regulator, with amino-acid sequence MIEENKFIEKVARLFEENGAKSLTMDDIAKEFGISKRTLYKDYKNKEELLGEVLTYRLGRVLERMKNLENKIDNPIDRMLSRDKEIKNASSSNRTIMLRQLTKYYPQIFSRHMKDFSEKFSLILLENIKKGREQGYYRKDFDAQFYSKLFFQLAMSYNTPYLDTSNISHYEYQTEGLRFYLYAITTQKGREYLEALKENNRD; translated from the coding sequence ATGATTGAAGAAAACAAATTTATAGAAAAAGTAGCCAGGTTATTCGAAGAAAATGGGGCCAAATCCCTCACTATGGACGATATAGCCAAAGAATTTGGGATATCTAAAAGGACGCTTTATAAGGATTATAAAAATAAGGAAGAACTTTTAGGGGAAGTCCTTACATATAGGTTAGGAAGGGTTTTAGAGAGAATGAAAAATTTGGAAAATAAAATTGACAACCCTATAGATAGAATGCTTTCCAGAGATAAGGAAATAAAGAATGCATCTTCTTCGAATAGGACTATAATGTTAAGGCAACTTACAAAATATTACCCTCAGATATTCAGTAGACATATGAAGGATTTTTCTGAAAAATTCTCTTTAATTTTATTGGAAAATATTAAAAAGGGAAGAGAGCAGGGCTATTACCGTAAAGATTTCGATGCTCAATTCTATTCAAAGTTATTTTTTCAACTTGCGATGTCTTATAATACCCCATACCTGGATACAAGTAATATCTCCCATTATGAGTATCAGACAGAAGGTTTGCGTTTTTATTTATACGCCATTACTACACAAAAAGGCAGGGAATATTTAGAAGCATTAAAAGAAAACAATCGTGATTAA
- a CDS encoding efflux RND transporter permease subunit, whose translation MKLAEVSIKRPSVVIVMLIVLIFGGLFSYTQLNYELIPSFEVKVVTVATPYPGASPAEVENTVSREIEDAVSSLESIKKIETKSFESLSLVTIQFNNEADVDFALNEAQRKINAIRSDLPEDIEEPSLSQFSLSDMPILSMGITGDLTENELYDLVDQKIQPEFSRLTGVAQVNVIGGQEREIRVNLDPNRLEGYGLTIPQVQQMITASNLDFPTGSLKTRENSTLIRLAGKINSVEELRNLVIASQNGQDIRLTDVAEVQDTQKEVEKLARVDRQSTLLLQVQKQTDANAVTVSELVQEKIIEIEQQYTEQGVNISLANDSSVFTLAAANSVIKDLLIAVALVAFVMLFFLHSYRNALIVMVAIPTSLIATFIGMYALGYSLNLMSLLALSLVVGILVDDAIVVIENIHRHMEMGKNKVRAAYDGAKEIGFTVTAITLVIVVVFLPIAMSSGLVSDIIRQFAATVIISTMLSLLVSFTVVPWLFSRYGKLEHISQKSLFGRVIHKFEAGLTWFTHEVTRILNWCLDHKISTFVIAAALFVSSIALVGMGYIGSDFFPGTDKGEFLVQLEIDKDASIEEMNFATQRAEEYLDNIPEVASMITTVGQSSDGGMGAVQAINYKSEINVTLVDKSEREDKTSIFAAKLKRKLENELVGVKIKTVPVGLMGAEQAPLQMIITAGSMEEALAYAKQAEAELKTVEGATEIDLSVEEGNPEIAITVDRDRMASLGLNVGVVGQSLRTAFSGDTDNKFRTGSNEYDINIILDEAYRNSIEDVRNITYTNNAGQQVKLSQFADIQYGSGPSVLERFDRSPSVTVMAQNVGKTTGAVAQEWEEKLANIEKPKGVNWTWGGNMENQSEGFGTLGIALLAAIILVYLIMVVLYDDFVKPFIVLFSIPLSFIGALWALGLTNQSLNIFTILGIIMLIGLVAKNAILLVDFANHRMAHGEPVRKALIQANHARLRPILMTTIAMVFGMLPIALASGAAAEMNNGLAIVIIGGLLSSLFLTLVIVPVVYLIVVGLEERFSKHKNVKYEELIVAEYDHVDPKHEYEF comes from the coding sequence ATGAAATTAGCAGAAGTATCTATTAAAAGGCCCAGTGTAGTAATTGTAATGCTTATCGTATTAATTTTCGGTGGTCTTTTCAGCTATACCCAACTCAACTACGAGTTGATCCCTTCCTTTGAAGTAAAGGTGGTCACCGTAGCTACCCCTTATCCGGGTGCCTCTCCGGCCGAGGTAGAGAATACTGTTTCCCGGGAAATAGAGGATGCAGTTTCCTCCCTGGAGAGCATCAAGAAAATTGAAACAAAATCTTTTGAAAGTCTTTCTTTGGTAACCATCCAATTTAATAATGAGGCCGATGTAGATTTTGCCTTAAATGAAGCGCAACGAAAAATAAACGCAATCCGTTCAGATTTACCTGAAGATATTGAAGAGCCATCCCTTTCTCAGTTCTCACTTTCAGATATGCCTATTCTAAGCATGGGTATAACCGGAGATCTTACAGAAAATGAGCTTTACGACCTGGTAGATCAAAAAATTCAACCTGAATTTTCAAGACTTACGGGAGTAGCACAGGTAAATGTTATTGGTGGACAGGAAAGAGAGATTAGAGTTAATCTGGACCCAAACCGTCTGGAAGGCTACGGACTTACAATTCCGCAGGTACAACAGATGATTACTGCTTCCAACCTTGATTTTCCAACTGGAAGTTTGAAAACGAGAGAAAACAGTACCCTTATACGTCTTGCCGGAAAAATAAATTCTGTAGAAGAATTAAGAAATCTGGTAATTGCTTCTCAAAATGGTCAGGATATTAGGTTGACTGATGTAGCAGAAGTACAGGATACACAAAAAGAGGTAGAAAAATTAGCAAGGGTAGACCGGCAAAGTACCTTATTACTCCAGGTACAGAAGCAAACCGATGCAAATGCAGTGACGGTAAGTGAATTGGTTCAGGAAAAAATTATAGAAATAGAACAACAATATACCGAGCAGGGAGTAAATATAAGCCTTGCTAACGATTCTTCTGTTTTTACCCTTGCCGCTGCGAATTCTGTGATCAAGGATCTTTTGATAGCCGTGGCCCTGGTTGCTTTTGTTATGCTATTCTTTTTACACAGTTACCGTAATGCGCTTATAGTGATGGTGGCCATTCCTACCTCGCTTATCGCAACTTTCATTGGGATGTATGCGCTTGGATATAGTCTTAATCTTATGAGCTTACTTGCACTTTCGTTAGTGGTAGGAATCCTGGTAGATGATGCGATTGTGGTAATTGAAAACATTCACCGGCATATGGAAATGGGTAAAAACAAGGTTCGAGCCGCTTACGATGGGGCTAAAGAAATTGGGTTTACCGTAACAGCCATTACCCTGGTAATCGTAGTAGTGTTCCTACCTATAGCAATGAGTTCTGGTTTGGTATCAGATATTATACGTCAATTTGCCGCAACCGTTATTATATCAACCATGTTGTCATTACTGGTTTCTTTTACTGTAGTGCCATGGTTATTCTCTAGGTATGGTAAATTGGAACACATTAGTCAGAAATCTCTTTTTGGTAGAGTCATCCATAAATTTGAGGCAGGCTTAACCTGGTTCACCCATGAAGTGACAAGGATTCTAAACTGGTGCCTTGACCATAAAATAAGCACATTTGTAATTGCCGCAGCTCTTTTTGTGAGTTCTATAGCTCTTGTGGGAATGGGATATATAGGATCTGATTTCTTCCCGGGCACCGATAAAGGTGAATTCCTGGTACAACTGGAAATTGACAAAGATGCCTCTATTGAAGAAATGAATTTTGCGACTCAAAGAGCTGAAGAATACCTGGATAATATTCCTGAAGTAGCAAGTATGATCACTACCGTTGGGCAATCCAGTGATGGCGGAATGGGAGCGGTACAGGCCATAAACTATAAATCTGAGATCAATGTTACCCTTGTAGATAAATCTGAAAGGGAGGACAAGACCAGTATTTTTGCAGCGAAACTGAAAAGAAAATTAGAGAATGAACTTGTTGGTGTGAAAATTAAAACAGTACCTGTAGGCCTTATGGGAGCTGAACAAGCACCACTTCAAATGATTATTACGGCTGGGTCTATGGAAGAGGCGCTAGCCTATGCAAAACAAGCTGAAGCAGAACTAAAAACTGTTGAAGGTGCCACCGAGATCGATTTGAGTGTGGAAGAAGGAAATCCCGAGATCGCCATAACTGTAGACAGGGATAGAATGGCCTCGCTGGGTCTTAATGTAGGAGTAGTGGGGCAATCTTTACGAACAGCCTTTAGTGGTGATACCGATAATAAATTCCGAACCGGAAGCAATGAATATGATATCAATATTATACTAGATGAGGCCTACCGGAACAGTATTGAAGATGTAAGAAATATAACCTATACCAATAATGCAGGTCAGCAGGTGAAGCTTTCCCAGTTTGCCGATATTCAATATGGTTCTGGACCTTCGGTATTGGAACGTTTTGACAGATCTCCATCGGTAACTGTAATGGCCCAGAATGTAGGTAAAACTACAGGCGCAGTAGCCCAGGAATGGGAAGAGAAACTGGCAAATATCGAAAAGCCTAAAGGGGTTAACTGGACCTGGGGAGGAAATATGGAAAACCAAAGCGAAGGTTTTGGAACCCTGGGAATCGCACTTCTTGCCGCAATTATATTGGTATATTTAATTATGGTGGTCCTTTACGATGATTTTGTTAAGCCGTTTATTGTTCTGTTCTCAATTCCACTTTCCTTTATCGGAGCTTTGTGGGCATTAGGACTTACCAATCAAAGTTTAAACATTTTTACCATTTTGGGTATTATTATGCTGATTGGACTAGTGGCAAAAAACGCGATCCTGCTGGTAGATTTTGCCAACCATAGAATGGCCCACGGGGAACCGGTGAGAAAAGCACTTATTCAGGCAAACCATGCACGGTTAAGGCCTATTTTAATGACTACCATAGCCATGGTATTTGGTATGTTACCAATTGCCCTGGCCTCGGGTGCTGCTGCTGAAATGAACAATGGATTAGCCATTGTAATTATTGGAGGTTTGCTATCCTCTTTATTTTTAACCCTGGTAATTGTACCAGTAGTCTACTTGATTGTAGTTGGGTTGGAAGAACGCTTCTCTAAACACAAGAATGTGAAATATGAAGAGTTAATAGTAGCTGAGTACGATCACGTTGATCCTAAACACGAATATGAATTTTAA
- a CDS encoding efflux RND transporter periplasmic adaptor subunit produces MKKKTIITIVVLVGIAAAFFFILENNKKKNQEEVNIVAEKNNNVVVRTIEVGKEDIEGAFNVNGTFLAKTTSQISAELNGQVAAIYVQEGESVVSGQVLARLVGDKINVNVNNAKAALDNAVATLNRYKAAYETGGVTAVQLDQAKLQVDNARAQFESASLNSGDTQIKAKGSGIVNKKFVEEGAIVAPGTPILEVVDISTLKLKVEVDEALVSQLKIGDSVKVNPSVKNNSIPGKITFIAPASNGALKFPVEITIENQNYDLKAGMYGTATFNASGVDNVLTIPREAFVGSVSDNQVFVVNDNVASLTKIQAGVNYGDKVEVTKGLKEGDQVVTSGQINLSDNTPVKILK; encoded by the coding sequence ATGAAAAAAAAGACCATCATAACCATAGTAGTATTGGTAGGAATTGCTGCAGCTTTCTTCTTTATACTGGAAAATAATAAAAAGAAGAACCAGGAAGAGGTAAACATCGTAGCCGAAAAAAATAACAATGTAGTTGTTAGAACAATTGAGGTAGGAAAAGAAGATATCGAAGGAGCGTTTAATGTTAACGGTACCTTTTTAGCTAAGACTACCTCCCAGATTTCCGCTGAATTAAATGGTCAGGTTGCGGCCATTTATGTACAGGAAGGAGAATCAGTAGTCTCAGGGCAGGTACTTGCTCGACTTGTTGGCGATAAAATAAATGTCAATGTAAATAATGCAAAAGCCGCTTTAGACAATGCAGTGGCTACACTTAACAGGTATAAAGCAGCTTACGAAACCGGTGGAGTTACCGCTGTTCAATTAGACCAGGCAAAATTGCAGGTTGATAATGCCCGGGCCCAGTTTGAATCTGCATCCTTAAACTCCGGAGACACCCAAATTAAAGCGAAAGGCAGCGGAATTGTTAACAAGAAATTCGTGGAAGAAGGAGCTATTGTTGCACCTGGCACCCCAATTTTGGAAGTAGTCGATATCTCTACTTTAAAGCTTAAAGTAGAAGTAGATGAAGCCCTGGTGAGCCAGCTTAAAATTGGCGATTCTGTGAAAGTAAATCCCAGCGTAAAAAATAATTCAATTCCTGGGAAAATAACGTTTATAGCACCAGCATCTAATGGTGCTCTTAAATTTCCTGTGGAAATTACTATAGAAAACCAAAATTATGATTTAAAAGCCGGAATGTATGGTACGGCCACTTTTAATGCTTCCGGAGTAGATAATGTACTCACAATACCACGTGAAGCCTTTGTAGGGAGTGTAAGCGATAATCAGGTATTTGTGGTAAATGATAATGTTGCTTCCTTAACAAAAATACAAGCTGGAGTAAATTACGGTGATAAAGTAGAAGTGACTAAAGGTTTAAAAGAAGGTGATCAGGTAGTGACCAGCGGACAAATTAACCTTAGTGATAATACGCCCGTAAAAATCCTGAAATAA
- a CDS encoding TolC family protein — protein sequence MKKLIVCFLLGINFLSAQESDLLTLKDAINYALENKAEAEKARLEIKRGDAQIAEVRSAALPQLSISGNTNFNPLLQENVLPGEIFGMPGENVRVAFGQKWTSNVNAQFSQVLFNQSVFTGLKAAKSTREFYIINAQLTEEEIIEKVATSYYQVYETQQMLENLNKNLEITRETVTIIEGLYDNGLAKKIDYDRSRVALNNLSANRQQLINALQLSENALKFMIGMPGDVPVVLPEESFSPLFLPETVQEGMQERTEITLLNKQVELLNYQKAATNAEYYPTASLTANYGYLGQGPEVPLWNGEDKGVFWSDFSAIGINIQIPVFNGFATRARVKQNQIDIEQAQLDIKDTKLAMELAYDNAMSQLENSWITIENQQENAQLAEEVLTDTQNNYENGLATLTDLLDAERALADARNNLTNAQLDYRLAEIEVLKSQGKLRTLNNN from the coding sequence ATGAAGAAACTAATTGTATGTTTTTTATTGGGTATAAATTTCTTAAGTGCACAAGAAAGTGACTTGCTTACCCTTAAAGATGCCATTAACTATGCCCTGGAAAATAAAGCAGAAGCAGAAAAAGCCAGGCTTGAAATCAAAAGGGGAGATGCACAAATAGCCGAAGTAAGATCTGCTGCACTACCACAGCTTTCCATAAGTGGAAATACTAATTTTAATCCTTTACTACAGGAAAATGTTTTACCGGGAGAAATCTTTGGAATGCCTGGAGAAAATGTACGGGTAGCCTTTGGGCAAAAATGGACTTCCAACGTGAATGCGCAGTTTAGCCAGGTGCTTTTCAATCAATCGGTGTTTACCGGTTTGAAAGCCGCAAAATCTACCAGGGAATTTTACATAATCAATGCTCAGCTTACGGAGGAAGAGATTATTGAAAAAGTAGCTACCTCTTATTACCAGGTTTATGAAACCCAACAAATGCTGGAGAACCTGAATAAAAATTTAGAGATCACACGGGAGACCGTTACTATAATAGAGGGGCTTTACGATAATGGTCTTGCAAAAAAAATAGATTATGACCGCAGTAGGGTTGCCCTCAATAACCTTAGTGCTAACAGACAACAATTGATAAATGCGCTTCAGCTTAGTGAAAATGCTTTGAAGTTTATGATTGGAATGCCCGGCGATGTTCCTGTGGTATTACCAGAAGAATCATTTAGCCCCTTATTTCTTCCAGAAACAGTACAGGAAGGAATGCAGGAACGTACCGAAATAACATTGTTGAATAAACAGGTCGAACTCCTTAATTATCAGAAGGCGGCCACGAATGCCGAATATTACCCTACTGCTTCACTTACCGCTAACTACGGGTATTTAGGTCAGGGACCCGAAGTGCCATTATGGAATGGAGAGGATAAAGGAGTGTTCTGGTCAGATTTTTCAGCAATTGGAATCAATATACAAATTCCGGTATTTAATGGTTTTGCTACCAGGGCACGGGTAAAACAAAATCAAATAGATATAGAACAGGCTCAGCTTGATATCAAAGATACAAAGCTAGCTATGGAACTTGCTTACGATAATGCCATGTCTCAACTTGAAAATAGTTGGATTACCATAGAGAATCAACAAGAAAATGCACAACTCGCAGAGGAAGTCCTTACCGATACGCAGAATAATTACGAGAATGGTTTGGCGACACTAACAGATCTTTTAGATGCTGAAAGAGCATTGGCCGATGCCAGGAACAATCTTACCAATGCACAGTTGGACTATAGACTGGCTGAGATAGAAGTATTGAAATCACAGGGAAAATTAAGAACACTAAATAACAATTAA
- a CDS encoding peroxidase family protein: MSDSDHHGMHSFEGKNVLCSHHSFEKESFGRFGRMFRDLPPLYNTPSALSGLGKIKGPMDGGNTPKFTDSVPLGMVFFGQFIDHDITFDTTTSFSSINNPNEIENSRSANLDLDSVFGGGPEDDPFLYQRREEGFYLLTALSNNNMDQNKATEKHDLQRNGKGTAVIGDPRNDENRVISQMQLALVRFYNANYKMLKDANSGYSPEHLYEEARKITTWHYQWVVVNEFLPIMCGKYLVADILGNGRKFYEPLYSAFIPVEFSVAAFRFGHTMIAQDLKLQLDGVTKSIFSTEFGKGFTRITSSDQAIEWDAFFDFGTDFQKAEKLDTTLAPILLELPFVTSGKADDKSLATRNFRRGQSFLLPSGENVARYMHREEDEIEQVVDFVHNKISTHDIDLSAGIPLWYYILAEAEVVGRQDSGSQFSSGEGLGPVGGRIVAEVLIGLLELDRDSFLGNNRDWVPTHGKEGVFTMKDLMEKADEAYDL; the protein is encoded by the coding sequence ATGTCAGATTCAGATCACCATGGAATGCACAGTTTTGAAGGTAAAAATGTGCTTTGTTCGCATCATTCTTTTGAAAAAGAAAGTTTTGGCCGTTTTGGCAGAATGTTCAGAGATTTGCCCCCGCTTTATAATACACCATCAGCACTCTCTGGGCTGGGAAAGATCAAGGGGCCGATGGATGGCGGCAATACTCCTAAATTTACTGATTCAGTTCCTTTAGGGATGGTTTTCTTTGGGCAGTTTATTGACCATGATATTACCTTCGATACCACAACCAGTTTTAGTAGCATTAATAATCCTAATGAAATTGAAAATTCGCGTTCTGCTAATTTGGACCTGGATAGTGTATTTGGGGGAGGTCCAGAAGATGATCCTTTTCTTTACCAACGCAGAGAAGAAGGTTTTTACCTCTTAACCGCATTGAGTAACAATAATATGGATCAAAATAAGGCTACTGAAAAGCATGATCTGCAACGGAATGGAAAGGGAACTGCTGTAATAGGAGATCCCAGAAACGATGAAAACAGGGTGATTTCTCAAATGCAGTTAGCTTTAGTTAGATTTTATAATGCCAATTATAAAATGCTTAAAGACGCTAATTCAGGTTATAGTCCCGAGCATTTGTATGAAGAGGCCAGAAAAATAACAACATGGCATTATCAATGGGTTGTAGTAAATGAATTTCTTCCAATTATGTGTGGAAAATATTTAGTTGCCGATATTTTAGGTAATGGCCGTAAATTTTATGAACCCCTCTATAGTGCATTTATACCAGTAGAATTTTCTGTAGCTGCTTTCAGGTTCGGGCATACCATGATTGCCCAGGATTTAAAACTGCAGCTAGATGGAGTTACTAAAAGTATTTTTTCAACAGAATTTGGAAAAGGTTTTACAAGAATTACAAGTAGCGATCAGGCTATTGAGTGGGACGCTTTTTTCGATTTTGGTACTGATTTCCAAAAGGCAGAAAAACTTGATACCACATTAGCCCCTATTTTATTAGAATTACCTTTTGTGACATCCGGCAAAGCAGATGATAAGTCTTTAGCCACAAGAAATTTTAGGAGAGGACAAAGTTTTCTGTTACCCTCTGGCGAAAATGTAGCGAGATATATGCATAGAGAGGAAGACGAAATAGAGCAGGTGGTAGATTTTGTTCACAATAAAATAAGCACTCATGATATTGATTTGTCTGCTGGCATACCGCTATGGTATTATATTTTGGCAGAAGCCGAAGTAGTAGGCAGGCAGGATTCTGGTAGTCAGTTTTCTTCTGGAGAAGGTCTTGGCCCTGTAGGCGGGAGAATAGTTGCCGAGGTACTTATAGGGCTTTTAGAATTAGATAGAGATTCATTTTTGGGTAACAACCGTGATTGGGTACCTACCCATGGCAAAGAAGGTGTTTTTACAATGAAAGATTTAATGGAAAAAGCAGATGAAGCTTACGATCTTTAG